Genomic DNA from Brenneria izadpanahii:
CTTGAACACTGGCTGGTCGGACACGCTTGCGAACTGGGGCAGGCCGGCATCGATCCGCGTGTTTTACGCGCCCAGGCCGCCGAGTGCCGCGGAATACTCGCGGAGGCGGCGCGTCAGGTATTCGGCGGTTGGCTGGCGCGGCTGTAAATGCGTTACGAAATACTCCGTCTTACCATAGCCATTGAATGGCGCTTGAAAAAAATGCCGTAATCATTACTATATTTCGCATCACAGGGATAGACTGGAGCTAATGGATTTGGCTATATATACAACGAAGCTATTTGACCGAAAAATGAAGAAAGAAGATGTGACTGACGTTGATCTATGTCAGGCTGCGGCAGACGTGATGAACGGTGATTTCGAGGCGGATTTAGGCGGAGGCGTATTAAAAAAGCGTCTGGCTCTACAGAGTGGTAAAAGTGGTGGCGCGAGATCCATCATCTTCTTCAAAAAAGGAAGTAATGTATTTTTTTTCGATGG
This window encodes:
- a CDS encoding type II toxin-antitoxin system RelE/ParE family toxin is translated as MDLAIYTTKLFDRKMKKEDVTDVDLCQAAADVMNGDFEADLGGGVLKKRLALQSGKSGGARSIIFFKKGSNVFFFDGWRKNQITRKGAKEIEEDVLKTYKDFAEVFLQYDAAMITRLKKVKQLREVNCDGC